The Methanoculleus marisnigri JR1 genome window below encodes:
- the carA gene encoding glutamine-hydrolyzing carbamoyl-phosphate synthase small subunit, translating into MKAVLGLEDGTFVVGDGFGVEGTCSGELVFTTQMTGYMEALTDPSYAGQLLMFTYPLIGNYGVDQQNFESPKVHAQGCVAREIARVPAARPSVAEYFEENGLFGISGVDTRSLTIKTRMVGTLRASLIVGSDDGDEAVRRARAISPIGDVDLIGDVSCPEPYRIAGPGKRIAVIDLGVKRHILESLGHRGADIHVFPHTAAPDEVMAAEPDALFISNGPGDPRRATHAIRCVRDLTGEVPVIGICMGIQVAALALGAETYKMKFGHRGTNQPVRYKDGSIYITTQNHGFAVDEETLPEGCAVSYRNVNDGSVEGFENRDLAVTCVQFHPEAHGGPRDTEMHFFDRIYREIP; encoded by the coding sequence ATGAAGGCGGTTCTGGGTCTTGAAGACGGAACATTTGTTGTAGGGGATGGTTTTGGCGTTGAGGGGACATGTTCCGGCGAACTCGTCTTCACGACGCAGATGACCGGTTACATGGAGGCATTGACTGACCCCAGTTATGCCGGGCAACTTTTGATGTTTACGTATCCCCTCATCGGGAACTATGGTGTAGACCAGCAGAATTTTGAGAGCCCGAAGGTTCACGCGCAGGGCTGCGTCGCGCGTGAGATCGCACGCGTGCCCGCGGCACGACCCTCGGTTGCAGAATATTTTGAAGAAAACGGCCTTTTCGGGATATCGGGCGTCGATACCCGCAGCCTGACGATAAAGACCCGGATGGTCGGCACGCTCAGGGCATCGCTCATCGTCGGCAGCGACGACGGGGACGAGGCGGTCAGGCGCGCCCGGGCCATCTCCCCGATCGGTGACGTCGACCTCATCGGGGATGTCTCCTGCCCTGAGCCCTACCGGATCGCCGGTCCCGGAAAGCGGATCGCCGTCATCGATCTCGGTGTGAAGCGGCACATCCTTGAGAGCCTCGGCCACCGGGGCGCGGATATCCACGTCTTCCCGCACACCGCCGCACCGGACGAGGTGATGGCGGCAGAGCCCGACGCACTCTTCATCAGCAACGGTCCCGGCGACCCGAGGAGGGCGACGCACGCCATCCGGTGCGTCCGGGATCTGACCGGCGAGGTGCCGGTCATCGGGATCTGCATGGGCATCCAGGTCGCCGCCCTCGCGCTCGGCGCCGAGACCTACAAGATGAAGTTCGGACACCGGGGGACGAACCAGCCGGTCCGTTACAAGGACGGGAGCATCTACATCACGACGCAGAACCATGGGTTCGCGGTGGACGAAGAGACCCTGCCCGAGGGATGCGCGGTCTCGTACCGGAACGTGAACGACGGCTCGGTCGAGGGGTTCGAGAACCGCGATCTTGCCGTCACCTGCGTCCAGTTCCACCCGGAGGCGCACGGCGGCCCCCGGGATACGGAGATGCACTTCTTTGACCGCATATACAGGGAGATTCCATAA
- the carB gene encoding carbamoyl-phosphate synthase large subunit — translation MPKKSHIKKVLIIGSGPIQIGQAAEFDFSGSQACRALREEGVEVVLVNSNPATIQTDPDTADVIYIEPLKAELIAKIIAKEKPDGILSGMGGQTGLNMTAELAEMGALEGVEILGTPLEAIYRGEDREQFRDLMNAIGEPVPRSMILEHMNQIDEAIREVGLPAIIRPAYTLGGSGGGVAHTPEEMRRICELGLARSRIHQVLVEESVAGWKEIEFEVMRDAADTCIIVCGMENVDPMGIHTGESVVVAPILTLRDDEFQTLRTAAIKIIRALDVQGGCNIQFAYKDGDYRIIEVNPRVSRSSALASKATGYPIARVAAKIAIGLRLDEIMNTVTGVTPASFEPAIDYVVVKVPRWPFDKFKSADRTLTTAMKSTGEVMAIGRTVEEAFKKALRSLDNDMQQHTNPSEIRMILTSPTDERFGCLFDAFREGFTVREIAELTAITPFFLEKIKNIVDLERKLETDFEPEDVRVARRSGFSDEDLLALTKKTAGEIEALGGTPTYKMVDTCAAEFPATTPYFYSTWEEGCELVRDSAKKVLILGSGPIRIGQGIEFDYCTVHAVMALREEEGIEVHIVNNNPETVSTDADTSDRLFFEPMQLEDVMNILKKDDYYGVMVQFGGQNSVNLAVPLEAEIRRLDLPTKILGTSPDAMDAAEDRDRFSRLLTRLEIPSPANSSAYSEEEAREMAGEIGYPVLVRPSYVLGGRAMELVHDEAELESYIKEAVRVSRKHPVLIDSFLQNAVEIDVDAVSDGTDVLIGGIMEHIEWAGVHSGDSACVIPPQSLTPSVIARVRDYTKKIALGLGVVGLINIQYAVRNDVVYVLEANPRASRTVPFVAKATGIALAKIAAKVMVGRKLADMGVAEPEIEHVAVKEVLLPFNKLPGVDTVLGPEMKSTGEVMGIDYDFGRAYYKACTAADNTLPTTGNVFISVTDEQKEELLPVARKLRELGLSLYGTSGTVDFLTQNGVEANLVRKVQEGSPNVIDAMRSGSIRLIINTPADKASRQDHIQIMRAAVDYGIPYITTLQAARAAAMAIDAIKREEITIEPLGHYHGLM, via the coding sequence ATGCCGAAGAAATCTCATATCAAGAAAGTTCTCATCATCGGTTCCGGCCCCATCCAGATCGGGCAGGCGGCCGAGTTCGACTTCTCGGGGTCGCAGGCCTGCCGCGCGCTCCGGGAGGAGGGTGTCGAGGTCGTCCTCGTCAACTCGAACCCCGCGACGATCCAGACCGACCCCGATACGGCGGACGTCATCTACATCGAGCCGCTGAAGGCCGAACTCATCGCGAAGATCATCGCAAAAGAGAAGCCTGACGGGATCCTGAGCGGCATGGGCGGCCAGACCGGCCTCAACATGACCGCGGAACTCGCGGAGATGGGTGCGCTCGAGGGCGTCGAGATCCTCGGGACGCCGCTCGAGGCGATCTACCGGGGCGAAGATCGGGAACAGTTCCGCGACCTGATGAACGCCATCGGCGAACCCGTTCCGAGGAGCATGATCCTCGAGCACATGAACCAGATCGACGAGGCGATCCGCGAGGTCGGTCTCCCGGCGATCATCAGGCCGGCATATACTCTCGGCGGCTCCGGCGGCGGCGTGGCGCACACGCCCGAGGAGATGCGGCGGATATGCGAGCTCGGGCTCGCCCGATCCCGGATTCATCAGGTGCTGGTCGAGGAGAGCGTCGCCGGGTGGAAGGAGATCGAGTTTGAGGTGATGCGGGACGCGGCCGATACCTGCATCATCGTCTGCGGCATGGAGAACGTCGACCCGATGGGTATCCACACCGGCGAGAGCGTCGTCGTCGCGCCCATCCTCACCCTGCGTGACGACGAGTTCCAGACGCTCCGGACCGCCGCGATAAAGATCATCCGGGCGCTCGACGTCCAGGGCGGATGCAATATCCAGTTCGCCTACAAAGACGGCGATTACCGGATCATCGAGGTGAACCCCCGGGTCTCGCGGTCGTCCGCGCTCGCCTCCAAAGCGACCGGCTACCCGATCGCCCGGGTCGCGGCAAAGATCGCGATCGGGCTCCGGCTCGACGAGATCATGAACACCGTGACCGGCGTCACCCCGGCATCCTTCGAGCCTGCAATCGACTACGTGGTGGTGAAGGTGCCGCGGTGGCCGTTCGACAAGTTCAAGTCGGCGGACCGAACGCTCACGACGGCCATGAAGAGCACCGGCGAAGTGATGGCGATCGGGCGGACGGTCGAGGAGGCGTTCAAGAAGGCGCTCCGGTCGCTCGACAACGATATGCAGCAGCACACGAACCCGAGCGAGATCCGGATGATCCTTACGTCCCCGACGGACGAGCGGTTCGGGTGCCTCTTCGATGCCTTCCGCGAGGGGTTCACGGTCAGGGAGATTGCCGAACTCACGGCGATCACGCCGTTCTTCCTCGAGAAGATCAAGAACATCGTGGATCTCGAGCGGAAACTCGAGACCGATTTCGAACCGGAGGATGTCAGGGTCGCCCGGCGCTCTGGGTTCTCGGACGAAGATCTCCTGGCACTGACGAAGAAGACCGCCGGCGAGATCGAGGCGCTCGGAGGAACCCCGACCTACAAGATGGTGGACACCTGCGCCGCCGAGTTCCCGGCGACGACGCCCTACTTCTACTCCACCTGGGAGGAGGGGTGCGAGCTCGTCCGGGACAGCGCGAAGAAGGTGCTGATCCTCGGTTCCGGGCCGATCCGGATCGGGCAGGGGATCGAGTTCGACTACTGCACCGTTCACGCGGTGATGGCGCTTCGCGAAGAGGAGGGGATCGAGGTCCATATCGTCAACAACAACCCCGAGACGGTCTCGACCGATGCCGACACTTCCGATCGGCTCTTCTTCGAGCCGATGCAGCTTGAGGACGTCATGAACATCCTCAAGAAGGACGACTACTACGGTGTTATGGTTCAGTTCGGCGGCCAGAACTCGGTGAACCTGGCCGTGCCGCTGGAAGCGGAGATCAGGCGTCTCGATCTCCCGACGAAGATCCTCGGCACGTCGCCCGACGCCATGGACGCGGCGGAAGACCGCGACCGGTTCAGCCGGCTTCTCACCCGGCTCGAGATCCCGAGCCCGGCGAACAGTTCCGCCTACTCGGAAGAGGAGGCGCGGGAGATGGCCGGGGAGATCGGCTACCCGGTGCTGGTCAGGCCGTCCTACGTCCTCGGGGGCCGGGCGATGGAACTCGTCCACGACGAGGCCGAACTCGAGAGTTACATCAAGGAGGCCGTCCGGGTGAGCCGGAAACACCCGGTGCTGATCGACTCCTTCCTCCAGAACGCCGTCGAGATCGATGTCGACGCGGTCTCGGACGGGACGGACGTCCTGATCGGCGGCATCATGGAGCACATCGAGTGGGCCGGCGTCCACTCCGGCGACTCGGCCTGCGTCATACCGCCGCAGTCCCTCACGCCCTCGGTGATCGCGCGGGTGCGGGACTACACGAAGAAGATCGCTCTCGGCCTCGGGGTCGTCGGCCTGATCAACATCCAGTATGCCGTTAGAAACGACGTGGTCTATGTCCTGGAGGCGAACCCGCGTGCGAGCCGGACGGTGCCGTTCGTCGCGAAGGCGACGGGCATCGCGCTCGCGAAGATCGCGGCGAAGGTGATGGTGGGCCGGAAACTTGCCGATATGGGTGTCGCCGAGCCCGAGATCGAGCACGTCGCGGTCAAAGAGGTGCTCCTGCCCTTCAACAAGCTCCCCGGCGTCGACACCGTCCTCGGGCCGGAGATGAAGAGCACCGGCGAGGTGATGGGCATCGATTACGACTTCGGTCGTGCCTACTACAAGGCATGCACTGCTGCAGACAACACCCTGCCGACGACCGGCAACGTCTTCATCTCGGTGACGGACGAGCAGAAGGAGGAACTCCTGCCGGTCGCCCGGAAACTCCGGGAACTCGGCCTCTCGCTGTATGGGACAAGCGGGACGGTCGACTTCCTCACCCAGAACGGTGTCGAGGCAAACCTTGTGCGGAAGGTTCAGGAAGGCTCCCCGAACGTCATCGACGCGATGCGTTCCGGCAGCATCCGGCTGATCATCAACACCCCGGCGGACAAGGCGTCCCGGCAGGATCACATCCAGATCATGCGGGCCGCCGTCGATTACGGCATACCCTACATCACCACCCTCCAGGCGGCGCGGGCGGCGGCGATGGCGATCGACGCCATCAAGCGGGAGGAGATTACTATCGAGCCGCTCGGGCATTACCACGGGCTGATGTAA
- a CDS encoding glycine betaine ABC transporter substrate-binding protein: protein MVRKIGSLLALTGLILTLSLFSAGCTGTETEAKEVSIGYVTWDCAIASSNVMKQVFEEAGYDVEMVAVDAGPLFQALASGDVDFTTTGWLPHTHAHYWEQYGDQIDYVNENIPGAARIGLVVPTYVTIDSIEEMNDVSDQFDGRIVGIEPGAGIMTRTEQAIDEYDLNYELVASSSAGMAAELSSAISGEEWVVVTGWSPHWKFGRFDLKFLEDPKGVYGGAEDVVTLARQGLAEDDPEAYAILERFEWTAEDIALVMTDIEGGMSEEEAAQKWIDANRDKVDVWLGNA, encoded by the coding sequence ATGGTTCGAAAAATTGGAAGCCTGCTCGCACTGACAGGCTTAATCCTGACACTCTCCCTCTTCTCCGCCGGATGCACCGGTACGGAAACTGAGGCAAAGGAGGTCAGCATCGGCTACGTCACGTGGGACTGTGCAATTGCCAGCAGCAACGTGATGAAGCAGGTCTTTGAAGAAGCGGGATACGATGTCGAAATGGTCGCAGTCGACGCAGGACCGCTCTTCCAGGCGCTCGCCAGCGGAGACGTCGACTTCACGACGACCGGATGGCTCCCGCACACCCATGCGCACTACTGGGAGCAGTACGGCGACCAGATCGATTACGTCAATGAAAACATCCCCGGCGCGGCACGGATCGGGCTTGTCGTCCCGACTTACGTGACCATCGACTCGATCGAGGAGATGAACGACGTCTCGGACCAGTTCGACGGCAGGATCGTCGGCATCGAGCCCGGTGCGGGCATCATGACCCGGACCGAACAGGCCATCGATGAGTACGATCTCAACTACGAGTTGGTTGCAAGCAGCAGCGCCGGCATGGCGGCTGAGCTCTCCTCCGCCATCAGCGGCGAGGAGTGGGTCGTGGTGACCGGATGGTCGCCGCACTGGAAGTTCGGCCGCTTCGACCTCAAGTTCCTCGAAGACCCGAAGGGCGTCTACGGCGGGGCCGAGGACGTCGTGACTCTCGCGCGCCAGGGTCTGGCGGAAGACGACCCGGAGGCCTACGCCATCCTTGAGCGGTTCGAGTGGACTGCCGAGGACATCGCGTTGGTCATGACCGATATCGAGGGCGGCATGTCCGAAGAGGAAGCCGCGCAGAAGTGGATCGATGCCAACCGCGACAAGGTCGACGTCTGGCTCGGGAACGCATAA
- a CDS encoding ABC transporter permease, with protein sequence MQLPKLPVGDAVEVLVYWIEQYFGWLLDAISGGLGFLIGGFQSILIAIPAPILIVLISVLVWFVTRRDIKLAGLTALGLLLIWDLQLWSLAMLTLALVLVSTIVALAISIPLGIAAAGSDALNAALRPILDFMQTMPSFVYLIPAVIFFGIGNVPGTIATVVFAIPPALRLTNLGIRQVPIELIEVADAFGSTPRQKLLKVQLPVALPTIMAGVNQCIMLALSMVVIASMIGARGLGYQVLVGIQRVDIGGGFEAGLAIVIIAIILDRITQNLVPQHNERS encoded by the coding sequence ATGCAACTTCCTAAACTCCCCGTGGGAGATGCCGTCGAAGTGCTCGTTTACTGGATCGAGCAGTACTTCGGCTGGCTGCTCGATGCCATCAGCGGAGGGCTCGGGTTCCTCATCGGCGGGTTTCAGAGCATCCTGATCGCCATACCGGCACCGATCCTGATCGTCCTGATAAGCGTGCTGGTCTGGTTCGTCACCCGGCGCGACATCAAGCTGGCAGGGCTTACCGCGCTCGGCCTGCTGCTGATCTGGGATCTCCAGCTCTGGAGCCTGGCCATGCTCACCCTGGCGCTCGTCCTCGTCTCGACGATCGTCGCGCTCGCGATATCGATCCCGCTCGGTATCGCGGCCGCAGGAAGCGACGCGCTCAATGCAGCGCTCCGGCCGATCCTCGACTTCATGCAGACGATGCCCTCGTTCGTTTACCTCATCCCCGCCGTGATCTTCTTCGGCATCGGGAACGTGCCGGGCACCATCGCAACGGTCGTCTTCGCGATACCGCCGGCATTGCGCCTCACCAACCTCGGGATCCGGCAGGTGCCGATCGAACTGATCGAGGTCGCGGACGCGTTCGGCTCGACGCCCCGGCAGAAACTCCTCAAGGTGCAGCTCCCGGTTGCGCTTCCCACCATCATGGCGGGGGTGAACCAGTGCATCATGCTCGCCCTCTCCATGGTCGTCATCGCATCGATGATCGGTGCCAGAGGGCTCGGCTACCAGGTGCTCGTGGGCATCCAGCGAGTGGATATCGGCGGGGGGTTCGAGGCGGGGCTTGCCATCGTGATCATCGCGATCATCCTCGACCGGATCACCCAGAACCTCGTGCCGCAGCACAATGAGAGGTCGTGA
- a CDS encoding quaternary amine ABC transporter ATP-binding protein, whose amino-acid sequence MKLEGSVIFEEIPIEYTRSLQPIISVRDLTKVFGQDPEKALELHRTGRSKQEIYEETGSTLALDDVSFDVMPGETFVLMGLSGSGKSTLLRCINRIIDPTEGEILIGGEDIVGMGHEELRTTRRRKLGMIFQGFALLPHRTVLDNVAFGLEIQGVPAEERHAKAEEVLQMVGLGGYGASMPGELSGGMKQRVGLARALTSDPDVLLMDEAFSALDPLIRRDMQDELLDLQQRLGKTIIFVTHDLDEALKLGDRIALMKDGAIVQIGTPEEILTNPENAYVEKFVADVDLTRVLSASDVMRRPEPVAQCTAGPRVALHLMEEHDITGVFVVTRQRLLRGLVTLEAAAGAVKKGKELQEVLITDVPVVAPDASLSDIISLIVESPYPVAVVDDTGRLRGVISRGAILAALARKGEDINATS is encoded by the coding sequence GTGAAGCTGGAGGGGTCCGTCATTTTTGAGGAGATACCCATAGAGTACACAAGATCATTACAACCAATAATCAGCGTCAGGGACCTGACCAAGGTATTTGGGCAGGACCCGGAAAAGGCACTGGAACTCCATAGAACAGGCCGCTCGAAACAGGAGATCTACGAGGAGACCGGCTCGACGCTGGCCCTCGATGACGTCTCGTTCGACGTCATGCCGGGCGAGACGTTCGTCCTGATGGGGCTGTCCGGGAGCGGGAAATCGACGCTCCTGCGCTGCATCAACCGAATCATCGACCCCACCGAGGGCGAAATACTGATCGGCGGCGAGGACATCGTCGGCATGGGCCATGAAGAACTCCGGACGACCCGGCGACGCAAACTCGGGATGATCTTCCAGGGTTTCGCTCTCCTCCCCCATCGAACGGTTCTCGACAACGTCGCTTTCGGCCTCGAGATCCAGGGCGTCCCGGCGGAAGAACGGCACGCGAAAGCCGAGGAAGTGCTCCAGATGGTGGGGCTCGGGGGCTACGGGGCGAGCATGCCCGGGGAGCTCTCCGGCGGCATGAAGCAGCGTGTCGGGCTCGCCCGCGCGCTCACCAGCGACCCGGATGTACTCCTGATGGACGAGGCGTTCAGCGCTCTCGACCCCCTTATCCGCAGGGACATGCAGGACGAACTGCTGGACCTCCAGCAGCGGCTCGGCAAGACAATCATCTTCGTCACCCACGACCTCGACGAGGCCCTGAAACTCGGCGACCGGATCGCCCTGATGAAGGACGGCGCAATCGTGCAGATCGGCACGCCGGAGGAGATCCTGACGAACCCCGAGAACGCCTACGTCGAGAAGTTCGTCGCCGACGTCGACCTCACGAGGGTTCTCTCGGCAAGCGACGTGATGCGGCGCCCCGAGCCGGTCGCCCAGTGCACCGCGGGCCCGAGGGTGGCCCTGCACCTCATGGAGGAGCACGATATTACAGGGGTATTCGTGGTCACCCGTCAGCGCCTGCTCAGGGGCCTGGTGACGCTCGAAGCTGCTGCCGGAGCCGTCAAGAAGGGCAAGGAATTACAGGAAGTGCTCATCACCGACGTTCCCGTCGTGGCTCCCGATGCATCGCTTTCCGACATCATCTCGCTGATCGTCGAGAGCCCCTATCCTGTGGCGGTGGTGGACGATACCGGCAGGCTCAGGGGTGTCATATCGCGTGGCGCCATCCTTGCTGCTCTGGCACGAAAGGGGGAGGATATCAATGCAACTTCCTAA
- a CDS encoding argininosuccinate synthase, with product MEKGKVVLAFSGGLDTSICIPLLREHYGFDEIVTVAVDVGQPEEEIARATEKGRMLADNHYTIDAKEKFVADCLFPSIRANGSYEGYPMGTALARPLIAEEIVKVAKQESASKIAHGCTGKGNDQLRFDFIFRAAGYDIVAPMREMNLTREWEICYAQDHDIPVTVAKDKPYSIDENCWSRSIEGGKLEDPAFHPPDDIYAWTVSPKDAPDAMEEIRIEFEQGVPVALNGKKMSGLALIRELNRIAGRNGVGRNDMVEDRILGLKAREIYEHPAATVLLAAHSDLERLVLTRSELAFKRIVDDKWSELAYMGLVHEPLFYALNAFIDKTQERANGTVDVGLYKGSVKVLGRSSDSALYSDDLVSFDSTTLDQNHAVGFSNYFGLQARLLKNLKKC from the coding sequence ATGGAAAAGGGAAAAGTCGTCCTAGCATTTTCGGGAGGTCTCGACACCTCCATCTGTATTCCCCTCCTGCGCGAGCACTACGGGTTCGACGAGATCGTCACCGTCGCCGTCGACGTGGGCCAGCCCGAGGAGGAGATCGCCCGGGCAACAGAGAAGGGCCGGATGCTTGCAGACAACCACTACACCATCGATGCGAAGGAGAAGTTCGTAGCGGACTGCCTCTTCCCCTCGATACGAGCGAACGGGTCGTACGAGGGCTACCCGATGGGCACGGCGCTTGCCCGCCCGCTGATCGCCGAGGAGATCGTGAAGGTCGCGAAGCAGGAAAGCGCCTCAAAGATCGCGCACGGGTGCACCGGCAAAGGAAACGACCAGCTCCGGTTCGACTTCATCTTCAGGGCCGCCGGATACGATATCGTTGCGCCGATGCGGGAGATGAACCTGACCCGCGAGTGGGAGATCTGCTACGCACAGGATCACGATATCCCGGTGACGGTGGCGAAGGACAAGCCCTACAGCATCGACGAGAACTGCTGGAGCCGGAGCATCGAGGGCGGCAAACTCGAGGACCCGGCCTTCCACCCGCCCGACGATATCTATGCCTGGACGGTCTCGCCGAAGGATGCTCCCGACGCGATGGAAGAGATCCGTATCGAGTTCGAGCAGGGTGTCCCGGTCGCTCTCAACGGAAAGAAGATGTCCGGTCTTGCCCTGATCCGGGAGCTGAACAGGATCGCCGGAAGGAACGGTGTCGGCCGCAACGATATGGTCGAGGACCGGATCCTCGGCCTGAAGGCTCGCGAGATCTACGAGCACCCGGCCGCGACCGTCCTCCTCGCCGCGCACAGCGATCTCGAACGCCTCGTCCTGACCCGTTCGGAGCTCGCGTTCAAGCGTATCGTCGACGATAAGTGGTCGGAACTCGCCTACATGGGGCTCGTGCACGAACCGCTCTTCTACGCGCTCAACGCGTTCATCGACAAGACGCAGGAGCGGGCGAACGGCACCGTGGACGTCGGCCTCTACAAGGGCAGCGTGAAGGTGCTCGGACGGAGCTCGGATTCCGCGCTCTACTCCGACGATCTGGTGTCCTTCGACTCGACGACGCTCGACCAGAACCACGCCGTCGGGTTCTCGAATTACTTCGGCCTGCAGGCTCGCCTGCTCAAAAATCTCAAGAAGTGTTGA
- a CDS encoding pyridoxamine 5'-phosphate oxidase family protein produces MVALSGEIKEIFTKTKVMPMATASKSGVPNVAPMASIQLVADDTIWIMDNYMVKTLENLKENPVTALYFYDQETKRCFQVKGDTEIKTSGPDYEKFRDQVRTKGHQYPAKSLIVIKITDVFECTPGKEAGKKVL; encoded by the coding sequence ATGGTTGCGCTTTCAGGTGAGATTAAGGAGATATTTACGAAGACCAAAGTCATGCCGATGGCCACCGCTTCAAAGAGCGGCGTTCCGAACGTGGCGCCGATGGCATCGATCCAGCTCGTCGCCGACGACACCATCTGGATCATGGACAACTACATGGTAAAGACGCTTGAAAACCTCAAAGAGAACCCTGTCACGGCGCTCTATTTCTACGACCAGGAGACCAAGCGCTGCTTCCAGGTGAAGGGGGACACGGAGATCAAGACGTCCGGCCCCGACTACGAGAAGTTCCGCGACCAGGTGAGGACGAAGGGCCACCAGTACCCGGCGAAGTCGCTCATCGTCATCAAGATCACCGACGTCTTCGAGTGCACGCCGGGAAAAGAAGCCGGGAAGAAGGTGCTCTAG
- a CDS encoding methanogenesis marker 14 protein, whose protein sequence is MCARFLERFFKPTPHIVESPPPPSLSHGAGAGVPEYRVKPYFIVASVEMGNTTTKCILTGTNLETGRSYVINKTVTMSRDVRPPKPGETIFGATLDGTELTRESVTELVRDTLIQCHKEAHLSIKDDLDFVVRSTGVVAAMDSPDQVGDFVIALANGCLEAGVPPRKMTPPMSIDNLPPKLRQFSFADKVVFVGAVAGVVPPVGCTGVEMVANEMEGELAMAGIKEGAKWTPVDFRNPCISIDFGTTLDGRITSDVARDDPNPFAQTTGNFCGLAGAIPDAIVRGTGLVKEQTGTALDLFGDHSIKGAFGGRKRSVVDDYVDRCHEHIDIRIVPPDRTRFGRVPVCADVADKSGVALIGCDSGVNGSGMPALEEIGQEIHEKHGMAMLTEVVDRVCARMALRLIDVAVEREMVPPNSSIGFTGRAAISGRKPEYILAGITERNLYDTPNDHLVFVDDGLARGAALMGRCMNSLGKPKAPLGGVRGGPCIMSRRIKIGK, encoded by the coding sequence ATGTGTGCCCGCTTTTTGGAGCGCTTTTTCAAACCTACACCTCACATCGTCGAAAGCCCCCCTCCGCCGTCGCTCTCGCACGGGGCGGGCGCGGGTGTTCCCGAGTACCGGGTGAAGCCCTATTTTATCGTGGCGTCTGTTGAGATGGGCAATACCACGACAAAGTGCATCCTGACCGGCACGAACCTGGAGACGGGCAGGTCCTATGTCATCAACAAGACCGTGACCATGAGCCGCGACGTCCGGCCGCCAAAACCGGGCGAGACGATCTTCGGGGCGACCCTGGACGGCACGGAGTTGACGCGGGAGTCGGTCACGGAACTGGTGCGCGACACCCTGATCCAGTGCCACAAGGAGGCTCACCTGAGCATCAAGGACGACCTGGACTTCGTCGTCAGGAGCACCGGCGTCGTGGCGGCGATGGACTCTCCCGACCAGGTCGGGGACTTTGTCATTGCTCTTGCAAACGGCTGCCTCGAAGCAGGCGTTCCCCCGCGGAAGATGACCCCGCCGATGTCGATCGACAACCTCCCGCCGAAACTCCGGCAGTTCTCGTTCGCCGATAAAGTGGTCTTCGTCGGTGCGGTGGCCGGCGTCGTGCCGCCGGTCGGGTGCACCGGCGTCGAGATGGTGGCAAACGAGATGGAAGGCGAGCTTGCGATGGCAGGCATCAAGGAGGGCGCAAAGTGGACGCCGGTCGACTTCCGGAACCCCTGCATATCCATCGACTTCGGGACGACGCTCGACGGCCGGATCACGAGCGACGTCGCCCGCGATGACCCGAACCCGTTCGCCCAGACGACCGGGAACTTCTGCGGGCTCGCGGGCGCCATACCGGACGCGATCGTCCGGGGCACCGGGCTCGTGAAGGAGCAGACAGGAACCGCGCTCGACCTCTTCGGCGACCACAGTATCAAGGGCGCGTTCGGGGGCAGGAAGCGTTCCGTCGTCGATGACTACGTCGACCGCTGCCACGAGCACATCGACATCCGGATCGTCCCTCCCGACCGGACGAGATTCGGGCGGGTTCCGGTCTGCGCCGACGTGGCCGACAAGTCTGGCGTCGCCCTCATCGGGTGCGACTCGGGCGTCAACGGCAGCGGTATGCCCGCGCTCGAGGAGATCGGGCAAGAAATCCACGAGAAACACGGCATGGCGATGCTGACCGAGGTCGTCGACCGGGTCTGCGCGAGGATGGCGCTCCGGCTCATCGACGTCGCCGTCGAGAGAGAGATGGTGCCGCCGAACTCGTCGATCGGGTTCACCGGGCGTGCGGCGATATCGGGGAGGAAGCCCGAGTACATCCTCGCGGGCATCACGGAACGAAACCTCTACGACACCCCGAACGACCACCTGGTCTTCGTGGACGACGGCCTTGCCCGGGGAGCGGCACTGATGGGCCGGTGCATGAACTCACTCGGGAAACCGAAGGCTCCGCTCGGCGGTGTGCGGGGAGGGCCATGTATTATGTCCCGCCGGATCAAAATAGGAAAGTAG